The following are from one region of the Thermoanaerobaculia bacterium genome:
- a CDS encoding GGDEF domain-containing protein: protein DTFGHSAGDEALAAAAALLRSSFRETDVVARLGGDEFVVLALMNRTEDAEVPVRALRDSLEAWNTCAGKPFRLSMSVGMTDFDPGTRMEELVAAADRRMYADKQERRAARQSDSEGVSVDV, encoded by the coding sequence GACACGTTCGGCCATTCCGCGGGCGACGAGGCGCTCGCGGCCGCGGCGGCGCTTCTTCGGTCGAGCTTCCGGGAGACCGACGTCGTGGCTCGTCTCGGCGGCGACGAGTTCGTCGTCCTCGCTCTCATGAATCGCACTGAGGACGCGGAGGTGCCGGTCCGCGCGCTGCGCGATTCGCTCGAGGCGTGGAACACCTGCGCGGGAAAGCCGTTCCGCCTCTCGATGAGTGTCGGGATGACCGACTTCGACCCGGGAACGCGGATGGAAGAGCTCGTCGCGGCGGCCGACCGCCGGATGTACGCCGACAAACAGGAGCGCCGCGCCGCCCGGCAGAGCGACTCCGAAGGCGTCTCCGTCGACGTCTGA
- a CDS encoding prenyltransferase, which produces MSSPALRSPSSALPEGRASFRRGLWRLADPKISLASMAGMFLGAAAAARGGALSPGWLALTVAGIFAIEVAKNASGEIFDFDSGTDRAVTPEERTPFSGGKRVLVDGLLSRGQTKAIAWTGYLLGAAAGIAIALLREPAVLVFGAAGLALAFFYHAPPLRLSYRGWGEAAVAAVYGPLIVLGTEVVQRGRVSAFAFLASIPLGLMIGAFLWVNELPDRRADASAGKRTMVVRLGARRASAVYSGIVAAAFLFQAAWPFSAGASGAVLGILGLPPAVAAAMMLGRGRAPAATARLGSAQALTLVSFLILAVAGGIGLLLA; this is translated from the coding sequence ATGTCCTCTCCGGCGCTTCGCTCCCCGAGCTCCGCCCTTCCCGAAGGGCGAGCCTCCTTCCGCCGCGGGCTGTGGCGGCTCGCCGACCCGAAGATCTCGCTCGCTTCGATGGCGGGAATGTTCCTGGGCGCCGCGGCGGCCGCGCGCGGCGGCGCGCTTTCGCCGGGGTGGCTCGCGCTCACCGTCGCGGGCATCTTCGCGATCGAGGTCGCCAAGAACGCTTCCGGAGAGATCTTCGATTTCGATTCGGGGACGGACCGGGCCGTGACGCCCGAGGAGCGGACCCCGTTTTCCGGCGGCAAACGCGTCCTGGTCGACGGCCTGCTTTCCCGCGGGCAGACGAAGGCGATCGCGTGGACGGGATATCTGCTCGGGGCCGCGGCGGGGATCGCGATCGCGCTCTTGCGCGAGCCGGCGGTCCTCGTCTTCGGCGCCGCCGGGCTGGCGCTCGCGTTCTTCTACCACGCGCCTCCGCTCCGTCTTTCGTACCGCGGGTGGGGAGAGGCGGCGGTGGCGGCCGTCTACGGCCCGCTGATCGTGCTCGGGACGGAAGTCGTTCAGCGCGGTCGCGTCTCGGCATTCGCGTTCCTCGCGTCGATTCCCCTCGGACTGATGATCGGCGCGTTTCTCTGGGTCAACGAGCTTCCGGACCGGCGCGCGGACGCATCCGCCGGGAAAAGGACGATGGTCGTCCGGCTGGGCGCCCGGCGGGCGTCCGCCGTCTATTCGGGAATCGTCGCGGCCGCTTTTCTCTTCCAGGCGGCGTGGCCATTTTCCGCCGGCGCCTCGGGCGCCGTTCTCGGCATCCTCGGGCTTCCGCCGGCCGTCGCCGCGGCGATGATGCTCGGGCGCGGCCGCGCCCCCGCCGCAACCGCCCGGCTCGGCTCGGCGCAGGCCCTCACGCTCGTCTCGTTCCTGATCCTCGCCGTCGCCGGAGGAATCGGACTTCTCCTCGCCTGA